In Vicinamibacteria bacterium, the genomic stretch CGGCAGCAGGACCAGGCTGCCGTAGAGGACGAACCCCAGCACGGTCATGAGAAAGACTCCCGCGCTGTAGGTCGACACGCGGAAGACGCGCAGGTTGACCACGGGCTGTTGCACTCGGAGCTCGTGGACGAGAAACGCCACCAGCGCCGCCACCGCGACCGCCACCAGCACCGTCATCGCGCTGGAGGCGAACCAGTCCTCCTCCTGGCCCTTGTCGAGCAGGATCTGCAGCGCTCCGATGCCCACGGCCAGGAGCCCGATGCCCTGGTAGTCGATCCGGGTCGCGCGCCGCCCGATGTAGGGGGGATCGAAGATGAAGAGCTGGGCCATGACCAGAGAGGCCACTCCCACGGGGATGTTGATGTAGAAGACCCAGCGCCAGCTGTAGCTGTCGGTCAGCCAGCCCCCGAGCACGGGGCCCAGGATGGGGGCTACGACGATGCCCAGGCCCCAGAAGCCCATGGCCCGGCCGCGCTGCTCGGGGGGAAAGGCCTCCAGCAGGACCGCCTGGGAGATGGGCTGGAGCGCCCCCCCGGTCAGGCCCTGCACTAGGCGGAAGGTGATCAGCAGGGACAGGTTCGGGGCCAGCCCGCACAGGAAGGAGGCGACCGTGAACCCACCCACCGAGAACATGAGCAGCCGCTTGCGGCCGAACTGGTTGGCCAGCCAGCCGGTCAGGGGCAGCACGATGGCGTTCGCCACCAGATAGGAGGTGAGGGCCCAGGTCGACTCGTCGATGGTTGCGGAAAGGCTGCCCGCGATGTGGGGGAGGGAGACGTTCACCACCGTGGTGTCCAGTACCTCCATGAAGGTGCCGAACATCACGGCGATGGCGATGATCCAGGGGTTGACCTCCCGCCCCCGGGGCGAGAGCGGCGTCACCGCCGGGCGGGGGAGGTGAGCCCGTCCACGTGCCGGGCGGAACCGCCCGTGGCCGGGGCCGGGCCGACGACCGGGAGAGCGGGGCGGGCCGCGAGAACGATAACGGCCGCCGTCCGGGGCCGGGGGCGAGCATGGGCATCGGTGACCAGCCGGATCTCTCCTCTCATTTCGTCAAGACGGTGGGGACCACGGACATGCCCGGGCGGAGGCGGTGCTCTTGGTCCTGGCCGGGCTCGAGGACGATCTTCACCGGCAACCGCTGCACGACCTTGACGTAGTTCCCGGTCGCATTCTCAGGGGGGAGGAGGCTGAAGCGCGAGCCGGTGGCGGCCGCGATGCTGTCCACGTGACCGCGGTACTCCCGCCCGGCGTAGGCGTCCACCGAGATCAGCGCGGACTGGCCGGGGCGCATGGCCCTGAGCTGATTCTCCTTGAAGTTGGCCGTGACCCAAATGTCGTCCAGGGGCACGATCGCGAGCATGGGCTGACCCGGCTGGACGACCTGGCCCACCTCCACGGTCTTGCGGCTGACCACGCCCTTCACGGGAGCGGTGACCTCGGTGTAGGCCAGGTTGAGCCGCGCCTGTTCGAGGGTGGCCCTGGACTGGTCAACCTTGGCGGCCGCGGAGGCGGCCCGGGCGGAGGCAATCTGAACCTGCTCCGAGCCGGTCGACGCCTGGGCGAGGCGCGCGCGCGCCGTCTCCACGCCCTTCTCCGCCTCGCGGACCGAGGCCTCCGCGGCCTCCCGGGCGGCCCGAGC encodes the following:
- a CDS encoding DHA2 family efflux MFS transporter permease subunit; this encodes MTPLSPRGREVNPWIIAIAVMFGTFMEVLDTTVVNVSLPHIAGSLSATIDESTWALTSYLVANAIVLPLTGWLANQFGRKRLLMFSVGGFTVASFLCGLAPNLSLLITFRLVQGLTGGALQPISQAVLLEAFPPEQRGRAMGFWGLGIVVAPILGPVLGGWLTDSYSWRWVFYINIPVGVASLVMAQLFIFDPPYIGRRATRIDYQGIGLLAVGIGALQILLDKGQEEDWFASSAMTVLVAVAVAALVAFLVHELRVQQPVVNLRVFRVSTYSAGVFLMTVLGFVLYGSLVLLP